The following proteins are encoded in a genomic region of Amblyraja radiata isolate CabotCenter1 chromosome 19, sAmbRad1.1.pri, whole genome shotgun sequence:
- the LOC116983943 gene encoding thyrotropin subunit beta-like: MRVLSLLPLLLSLAAARAQCSLIRHVLYVEKEGCNFCMAVNTTICAGFCMSQDVNIKALLPKMALAQRVCTYRHMDYISIRLPGCPPGVDPVYRLPVVLGCVCSQCSTDTTDCTTGVEAPLHCTKPQWHIPASRSPLLLFSATPRKQEANHGLAPFN, from the exons ATGCGGGTGCTGAGTCTGCTACCTCTGCTCCTGTCTCTGGCCGCGGCGAGGGCCCAGTGCTCGCTGATCAGACACGTGCTGTACGTGGAGAAGGAAGGGTGCAACTTCTGCATGGCCGTCAACACCACCATCTGTGCCGGCTTCTGTATGTCACAG GACGTCAACATCAAGGCGCTCCTGCCCAAGATGGCCCTGGCCCAGAGGGTGTGCACCTACCGGCACATGGACTACATCTCCATCCGGCTTCCTGGGTGCCCGCCTGGCGTGGACCCGGTCTACAGACTGCCCGTGGTATTGGGCTGTGTGTGCAGCCAGTGTTCGACCGACACCACTGACTGTACCACCGGCGTCGAAGCGCCTCTCCACTGCACGAAACCTCAATGGCACATCCCCGCATCacgctcccccctcctcctcttctccgcTACCCCCCGCAAGCAGGAGGCTAATCACGGTCTCGCTCCATTCAATTGA